Within the Marinobacter sp. SS13-12 genome, the region CTTGAAATGGAACTCGCTGCGCTCAGACACCCATTTCTGGCGAGAAAAAATCCCCCTGCCCCCTCACGAATGAACACCCAGGATATCGCCAAGGACACACATCTCGTGACTGTCCTTTCCAGCGATATCTTTTTGGTTCAAACCGGAGGGTGTTGGGGTGCTTTCTGCCGGGAAAAAGGTGTCTGAGCGACAGCGAGTTCTTTTTCCCAGAAGAAAGCACCACGACGCCCTCCAGGCCTCCGAAACCAGCAGGCTACAAAGGAGGGCAAACTCCAAAAGTATCAGTCCTCCTCCCCAGACTTGAAAAACACCACCTGTTTGACCGTATGGTCGTCCTCGTTGCCGCGCTTGTTGACGCGAGTTTCCAGCTCCGGATTGGCCGGAGCCGGGGGTGCGTCGGACACCGCATCGGTGAAGCCGCAGGCCACACATTCGCGGACCTGGTCATCGTCGTCGGTGGTGAACATCATGATCTTGTCCATCTCCGCACAGCGGGGGCAGACAGCGCCGGCGATGAAGCGTTTTGGGGTTGGCATATAATGCTCCGAATTCTGATCCGGTTGTCGGATTACGGCCTTTGGCCTAATCCGACCTACGGGCTACAAAAGGCTCGAGTTCACGGTAGGTCGGATTAGGCAAAGCCGTAATCCGACAACCCAGCTTCGAGTCAAATCACGCAGCATCATCCGTAATGCCATTCTGCTTCAGCAACGCATCCACTTGCGGCTCACGGCCGCGGAAGGCCTTGAACAGCGCCATGGGTTCCTGGGAACCACCTTTCTCGAGAATATTCTCCAGGAACGCCTTGCCGGTCTCCGGGTCGAAGATGCCTCGCTCTTCAAACAGAGAGAAGGCATCAGCCGCCAATACTTCCGCCCACTTGTAACTGTAATAGCCCGCGGCATAGCCGCCAGAAAACACATGGGAGAAGCTGTTGGGGAAGCGGTTGAACTCTGGTGCTTCCACCACCGCGATTTCGCTGCGTATCTTGCGGTGCATGTCCAGCGGGTTGGTGGGAGCTTCCTCGGTGAATTCCGCGTGCAGGCGGAAATCGAACAACGAGAATTCCAGCTGCCGCACCATCGCCATGCCGGACTGGAAGTTCTTGGCCGCCAGCATTTTCTGAAGCAGATCCTCAGGCAACGGTTCACCGGTTTCGTGGTGCGAAGCGATCAGGGCCAGGGAATCCGGGTTCCAGCACCAGTTTTCCAGGAACTGGCTGGGCAGTTCCACCGCGTCCCAGGCCACACCGTTGATACCGGACACATCCAGCACGTCCACCTGGGTCAGCATATGGTGCAGGCCATGGCCGAATTCGTGGAACATGGTGGTCACTTCGTCGTGGGTCAGCAGCGACGGCTTGCCGTTGACCGGTGGCGTGAAGTTACAGGTCAGGAAGGCGACCGGCAGCTGCAACTGGCCACGGAGGTTGCGCCAGCGTACCCGGCAGTCGGCCATCCAGGCGCCGCCGCGTTTGCCCTGGCGGGCGAACAGGTCGAGGTAGAACCAGGCCAGCGGCTCGCCATTACGGCTGATGCAGTACGCGGTGGCGTCCGGGTGCCAGGTTTCCACTTCCGGTCTGGCCTCAATCTGGATATCAAACAGCTTTTCAGCAACCGCAAACAGCCCAGGCACCACCTTGTCGACGGGGAACCAGGGGCGCAGGGTTTCCGGTGAGATATCGTAGCGGTCATGGCGCAGCTTTTCGCTGTAGTAGCCGATATCCCAGGCCTGCAGGTCGTCAACGCCATGAGTGTCTTTGGCAAACGCCTTCAGCTCGGCAAACTCCCGCTCGGCGATGGGCTTCGATTTCGCTGCCAGCTGGTTCAGAAACTCCAGAACCTCGTCCACACTGCGGGCCATCTTGGTGGCCAGGGAGCGTTCGGCGTAGTTGTTGAACCCCAATAGCTTCGCCATGGCATGGCGGCGTTTGAGAATTTCCGCCATCACCGGGGTATTGTCCCAGGTACCGGCGTCCGGCCCCATGTCGGAAGCCCGGGTCACAAAAGCCTCGTAGACTTCGCGGCGAAGATCCCGGTTGTCACAGTAGGTCATCACCGGATAAAAGCTGGGGAAGTCCAGGGTGATGACGTAGCCGTCGAGATCTTTCTGCTGCGCTGCCTGTTTCGCACCGTCCAACGCGGACTCAGGGACACCAGCCAGGTCTTCCACATCGGTGATGTGCTTGAACCAGTGCTGGGTGGCATCCAGAACGTTATCGCTGAAGCGGTTGGACAGTTCCGAAATCTCCATGGAAAGATCGGCATAACGCTTTTTCTGTTCCGGCGGCAGGTCGACACCACCAAGATGGAAATCCCGCAGGGTGTTCTCCACAGACTTGCGCTGGGCTTCGCTCAGCTCTTTGAACTCGTCGCTGGCCGCCAGTTTCTTGTAGGCGTCGCAGAGTTCGGCGTTCTGGCTCAGCTCGGTGCTGTACTCGGTGAGCTTTTCCAGACAGGTCTTGTAGACTTTCCGGAGTTCGTCACTGTTCATGACACCGTTAAGATGGGAAATCACCGACCAGGCGCGCTCCAGCCGGTCCTCGGTTGCCTGCATGGGTTGCGCCAGGGTTTCCCACGTGGGATCGTCCTGCTGCGCTATTTGAGAGATTTTCATGCGATTTTCGCTGAGAATCTGGTCGATTGCGGGTTCCATGTGTTCAGTGCGAACATGGTCAAACCTTGGCAACAGGTCGTCGGTCAGTAACGGGTTATTCATAAGTCCTCTTCCCAGCTACGGGTGTCTACGGTAATTTGAGTTAACTCCCATGCTTGGGGAGTCTCTGGGGGAGGCCTTTCCGAAACTGTGCGGAGCCATGGATGGCGGAGCTCAAGCGCCACAGGGACGTGCTTGAGCGTGTTTCGGAAAGGCCTCCCCCAGAGACTCCTTCCTCACAAGCATCAATCCATTCTAATGGTGTATGTAATGTCGAATGTACGAACAAACAAGGGTAACACGCCACAATTTGGAGAACGCACATGGATAGACCCAAGTGCAGTGGTGATTGGTGACGTGCAGACGGGTGATGACGTTTCCATTTGGCCGATGACGGTGGTTCGCGGTGACATGCACAGAATCCGCATCGGTGACCGTTGCAGCATTCAGGATGGGTCTGTGTTGCACATAACCCATGCCAGTGACTTTAATCCGGGCGGTTACCCGCTAACGATCGGTGACGATGTCACGGTTGGACACAAGGCACTGCTACACGGCTGCACCATCGGTAGCCGGGTGCTGGTGGGTATGGGCTGTATTATTATGGATGGAGCCGTGGTGGAAGATGAGGTGATTGTCGCCGCCGGTTGTCTGGTGCCGCCGGGGAAAACCCTGGAATCGGGGTTTCTGTATGTGGGCTCACCCGCCCGCCAGGCTCGGGCACTGTCGGACGAAGAAAAAACCTTTTTCCGCTACACCGCCAGTAATTACGTGAAGCTCAAAGACGAATACCTGAATGAGGTTTGATCCGGCCATTTAATCTGAAACCGACAGTGCCAGCGTATTAGCCTGTGTTGTTCTATTAAGGAGCAGAGGCGTCGATATGAAACGGCTGATAGTCACCACGCTACTGCTCAACGGGCTGTTCCTGGCACTGCTGCTACCGCGCTATCCCTGGATACCGTGGATTGCCGCTGATGCACTGCTGCTGACCGGACTGTTCACGGTGTTGCCGGGCGGGAGAAGCAAGCAACTGCTGGCCGGCACCATTGGTGTGCTGTATGCGGTACTGGCTTTCTTTGCCCTGAGCGATGTGCTGGTGCGGCAGAGCATCGGAAGGTCGTTCAATCTCTATCTGGAGCTGGGCGTAGCAGGCTCGGTGTTCGACCTGATGGAGAGCAACCTGGGGCTTGGTCTGTCGCTACTGGTCATTCTGGCACTGGCCATCGCCTTTGCCGGCCTCGGTGGCTTTGTCGGCAGGCTGCTGTCACAGCTTGGTGCCGGTACTCCGGCCAGAGCTGGCCGCGTGGTGGCAGTGGCAGGCGCTATCGCGGTAGCCGTATCGTGGCTGCCCCAGTCCACTGTGGGTTTGAGCGCCTCCCGGCTGGCAGCGACACAGATTCAGCTGGCGGCAGATACCCACCAGTCGACGCTGGCTTTCCGACAACACCTTGAAGACACTCCGGATGCCGCCCAGGCCACACCCCTGACGGGACTGGCGGAAACCGATGTAATCCTCGGCTTTATCGAATCCTACGGTATTTCGGCCTTCACCGACCCCCGCTACCGGCCACTGATCAGCCTTCGCCTGGATCAGATGGAGGAAGCGCTGGAGGAGGACGGCCTGCACATCGTAACCGGTCGCCTGCGCTCGCCGGTTCAGGGCGGCCAGTCCTGGCTGGCACACACCACCCTGCTCAGCGGCCAATGGATCAAAACCCAGCTGGACTACGAGATATTCCTGGCCAGCGACTTCCCCACACTGATAGACGACCTGGACACCACCGGCCACGACACGGTAGCTGTGATGCCGGCCATTACCGAAGCCTGGCCAGAAGGCCAGGCATTCGGTTACAACCGTATCTATGAGTCCTCCACCATGGATTACCGGGGGCCCGCCCTTAACTGGGTTACCATGCCGGACCAGTACACCTGGTCCTGGTTCCAGCGTAGCGTTCGCGACCGGGCGGAAACGCCGCTGTTTGCCGAAATTGCACTGATCAGCAGCCATGCCCCCTGGGTACCGGTGCTGCCGGTTCTGAAAGACTGGGACAGCATCGGCGACGGTGAAACCTTCAATCAATGGAAAGACAGCGGCGAGGCACCGGCCAGTCTGTGGCGCGATCCGCAACGGGTGCGTGAGCATTATGGCCGTGCGCTCGATTACGCCCTGAATGTAGCCACGGAGTACGCCATCCGGCATGTCGACAACCAGACTCTGCTGGTGCTGATCGGCGACCATCAACCCGCGCCGTTGATCACCGGCGAAAGTGCCAGCCGGGATGTGATTGTGCACATCATCAGTGCCGATCCGGAGCTGGTGGCTCCCTTTGTCGCCAACGACAGGCTGCCGGGATTCCGTTGGGGGGCACAACCCGACAGGGACCGGGAAGGCCCGGCCATGGCCCGTTTCCGGCCCTTCCTTCAGCAACAGTTTGGCTCATCCTCCAGAGCAGTGGAAATTTCTAACAGCCGACCTATTGAAAACTGACCAATTGCTCCAACATTGAGAGATAGCAGAACTTCACGGATAACCATCCGGCTGGCGCCGCCGGTATGGAGCTGTTCCGCGATTGAAGCTGACATCAACGTGTTATTTCAATTTCGTAGGAGGAGTTTCGTATGGCTAACATAACCCGCTGGAATCCGGTCAACGAATTCGATGACCTGATGAACCGTT harbors:
- a CDS encoding YheV family putative zinc ribbon protein, whose product is MPTPKRFIAGAVCPRCAEMDKIMMFTTDDDDQVRECVACGFTDAVSDAPPAPANPELETRVNKRGNEDDHTVKQVVFFKSGEED
- the prlC gene encoding oligopeptidase A is translated as MNNPLLTDDLLPRFDHVRTEHMEPAIDQILSENRMKISQIAQQDDPTWETLAQPMQATEDRLERAWSVISHLNGVMNSDELRKVYKTCLEKLTEYSTELSQNAELCDAYKKLAASDEFKELSEAQRKSVENTLRDFHLGGVDLPPEQKKRYADLSMEISELSNRFSDNVLDATQHWFKHITDVEDLAGVPESALDGAKQAAQQKDLDGYVITLDFPSFYPVMTYCDNRDLRREVYEAFVTRASDMGPDAGTWDNTPVMAEILKRRHAMAKLLGFNNYAERSLATKMARSVDEVLEFLNQLAAKSKPIAEREFAELKAFAKDTHGVDDLQAWDIGYYSEKLRHDRYDISPETLRPWFPVDKVVPGLFAVAEKLFDIQIEARPEVETWHPDATAYCISRNGEPLAWFYLDLFARQGKRGGAWMADCRVRWRNLRGQLQLPVAFLTCNFTPPVNGKPSLLTHDEVTTMFHEFGHGLHHMLTQVDVLDVSGINGVAWDAVELPSQFLENWCWNPDSLALIASHHETGEPLPEDLLQKMLAAKNFQSGMAMVRQLEFSLFDFRLHAEFTEEAPTNPLDMHRKIRSEIAVVEAPEFNRFPNSFSHVFSGGYAAGYYSYKWAEVLAADAFSLFEERGIFDPETGKAFLENILEKGGSQEPMALFKAFRGREPQVDALLKQNGITDDAA
- a CDS encoding gamma carbonic anhydrase family protein, with amino-acid sequence MSNVRTNKGNTPQFGERTWIDPSAVVIGDVQTGDDVSIWPMTVVRGDMHRIRIGDRCSIQDGSVLHITHASDFNPGGYPLTIGDDVTVGHKALLHGCTIGSRVLVGMGCIIMDGAVVEDEVIVAAGCLVPPGKTLESGFLYVGSPARQARALSDEEKTFFRYTASNYVKLKDEYLNEV